A single genomic interval of Parachlamydia acanthamoebae harbors:
- a CDS encoding DUF2608 domain-containing protein, with protein sequence MLKKILYTTSFYFLLFYSTLFSKIVETPHFSEIVAYAKPNTLLILDIDDTLLIPVQTIGTDAWFMHRLKIHECREKVYAAALDKALAEWEAIRHLTHVKIVEEGTDQIIDDLQKQKITIMGLTTQGLALTTRTVNQLHSLKIDLSRTAPSAEDHYFINDHGILYRNGILFTSGTNKGKALLKLLDLINYHPNRIVFINDKLKHLQDVEASVLSRNIDFIGLRYSYSDQRVANFCPEIANIQWRYSTFNHLMSDEEAERLLHTAPLPVQ encoded by the coding sequence ATGTTGAAAAAAATATTATACACAACATCTTTTTATTTTCTTCTATTTTACTCAACTCTTTTCAGTAAAATTGTGGAGACACCCCATTTTAGCGAAATTGTGGCCTATGCCAAGCCTAATACGCTGCTCATTCTTGATATTGATGATACCCTTCTTATTCCTGTTCAAACCATTGGAACAGATGCTTGGTTCATGCATCGCCTCAAAATACATGAATGTCGAGAGAAAGTGTACGCCGCGGCGTTAGACAAGGCCTTGGCGGAGTGGGAAGCTATTCGACATCTCACGCATGTTAAAATTGTAGAAGAAGGCACCGATCAAATTATCGATGACTTACAAAAACAAAAAATCACGATCATGGGTTTAACAACTCAAGGTCTAGCCTTAACAACACGCACAGTAAACCAACTGCATTCTTTAAAAATCGATTTATCTCGCACAGCACCTTCCGCAGAAGATCATTATTTCATCAATGATCATGGGATTCTTTATCGAAATGGAATTTTGTTTACCTCGGGAACTAACAAAGGAAAAGCACTTTTAAAACTTTTGGATCTGATCAACTACCACCCCAACAGAATTGTCTTTATCAACGATAAGCTCAAGCACCTACAAGATGTCGAAGCGAGTGTTCTTTCAAGAAACATCGACTTTATTGGTTTAAGATATAGCTACAGTGATCAGCGAGTTGCCAATTTTTGTCCAGAAATTGCCAATATTCAATGGCGTTATTCCACATTCAATCACCTCATGTCTGATGAAGAAGCCGAGCGCTTATTACATACCGCCCCGCTTCCCGTACAGTAA
- a CDS encoding SDR family oxidoreductase gives MKILLTGATGYIGSRLLELLLEQGHEVVAIARFQSPFLLVEHANLTVILMDLLEENSSQELPSDIDVAYYLVHAMSYGKTQFAQFEEKSIHNFVNLVRKARVKQIIYLSGLCNDKNLSPHLMSRYKTECYIRESQIPYTILRAGIIIGSGSASFEIIRDLVDKLPVMVAPRWINNLCQPIGVQDVLRYLIAVVKHPECLNQVFDIGGPDRLTYKEMLLIYAKERKLKRYIFALPVLTPRLSSYWLYFVTSVNFSLAYALVDSVKNETVCQESRILKIFPQPCLKYQKCLEQALDVVEQNPLLPGWRDSLVSGILESKLAKLVKVPTHGCLVDRRTVETTASPQDVIDQLWSIGGKRGWYYMDWAWELRGFIDKLLGGAGLNRGRTYPHDIFAGSSLDFWRVLLADKEKGHLLLYAEMKVPGEAWLEFIVEPTSEGSHLIQTASFRPKGVLGRLYWYTLLPIHKLIFRGMARAIAHPKPSQ, from the coding sequence ATGAAAATTTTATTGACAGGTGCTACCGGATATATTGGCTCTCGGCTGCTTGAGCTGCTTCTTGAACAAGGACATGAGGTGGTGGCGATCGCTCGCTTTCAAAGCCCTTTTCTTTTGGTTGAGCATGCCAATCTCACAGTTATTCTCATGGATCTACTTGAAGAAAATTCTTCACAAGAACTTCCAAGCGATATCGATGTTGCTTATTATCTTGTTCATGCGATGAGCTATGGGAAAACTCAATTTGCACAATTTGAAGAAAAATCGATCCACAACTTCGTTAACCTTGTGCGGAAAGCTCGGGTTAAGCAAATTATTTATTTAAGTGGGCTATGTAATGATAAAAATCTTTCTCCCCATCTGATGTCACGTTATAAAACGGAGTGTTACATACGGGAGAGTCAGATTCCATATACCATTTTACGGGCTGGGATTATAATTGGATCCGGCAGCGCGTCCTTTGAGATTATTCGGGATTTGGTCGATAAATTACCTGTTATGGTGGCTCCACGCTGGATCAATAACCTTTGTCAACCTATCGGTGTTCAGGACGTTTTACGCTATTTAATTGCCGTTGTGAAGCATCCTGAATGCCTAAACCAAGTCTTCGATATCGGAGGTCCTGATCGGTTAACTTATAAAGAAATGCTTCTGATTTATGCTAAGGAGCGGAAACTTAAGCGCTATATCTTTGCTTTACCTGTTTTAACGCCCAGGCTTTCTTCTTATTGGCTTTACTTTGTAACTTCTGTTAATTTTTCTTTAGCTTATGCTCTTGTCGATAGTGTAAAAAATGAGACAGTCTGTCAAGAGAGCCGTATTCTAAAAATCTTTCCTCAGCCATGTTTAAAGTATCAAAAATGTCTTGAACAAGCTCTCGATGTTGTGGAACAAAATCCTCTGTTACCTGGTTGGAGAGATAGTCTCGTCTCAGGTATTTTGGAATCTAAGCTAGCAAAATTAGTGAAGGTTCCGACGCACGGGTGTTTAGTCGATCGACGTACGGTTGAAACAACGGCATCTCCTCAAGATGTGATCGATCAACTTTGGTCCATCGGTGGAAAAAGGGGATGGTATTATATGGATTGGGCATGGGAGTTAAGAGGATTTATCGATAAATTGCTTGGGGGAGCCGGTTTGAATAGGGGGCGTACCTATCCACACGATATTTTCGCAGGATCTTCTTTAGATTTCTGGAGAGTTTTGCTGGCCGATAAAGAAAAAGGACATCTTTTGCTCTATGCAGAAATGAAAGTTCCCGGTGAAGCCTGGCTAGAGTTTATTGTCGAGCCAACCTCAGAAGGCTCTCATTTGATTCAAACGGCTTCTTTTCGTCCTAAGGGTGTGCTAGGAAGGCTTTATTGGTATACGCTACTTCCGATTCACAAACTCATTTTTCGTGGAATGGCGCGTGCTATTGCGCATCCTAAACCGTCTCAATAG